The following proteins are encoded in a genomic region of Entelurus aequoreus isolate RoL-2023_Sb linkage group LG01, RoL_Eaeq_v1.1, whole genome shotgun sequence:
- the LOC133648961 gene encoding bactericidal permeability-increasing protein-like has protein sequence MSQWCWLVLVAVCHMTSCANPGVKLQLTDKGIEYGRQLGMASIQRKLQSITVPDMSGSQRVPVAGKVKYSLSNMQVVSVGLPSSAVALVPGTGVRLSIENAFISMKGNWRVKFRRILRDSGRFDLSVSGLTVSTSIAVTSDETGRPRVSSAGCTANVGSVNVKFHGGASWLYNLFRKFISKALSKTLEKQICPRVADALSDVNPQLKTLNVLAKVDKYAEIEYSMVSAPTVLNSYLGLNLKGEFYNREKHQEPPFSAPAFSLPTQKNHMLYIAVSAFTANSAAFVYNTAGVLSLYITDDMVPKSSPIRLNTRTFGVFIPQIAKEFPGLMMKLLVKTVKNPVITMEANKTTVQATSTVTAFAIQPNSTLSPLFVLNLEASVSARVFVNGMGLAGALTLNKMNLTLATSYVGDFQVRSLDNILQIVLKFVVLPILNVQLGQGYPLPALGKMKLANTELHILKDYLMIGTDVQFA, from the exons ATGTCACAGTGGTGCTGGCTGGTGTTAGTTGCggtgtgtcacatgacctcatgcGCCAATCCGGGAGTAAAGCTCCAACTGACAGATAAAGGCATTGAATATG GCAGGCAACTCGGAATGGCGTCGATCCAGCGCAAGCTCCAAAGCATTACAGTCCCGGATATGTCCGGATCACAGAGAGTGCCCGTCGCTGGCAAGGTCAAGTACAGCTTGTCAAA TATGCAAGTAGTGTCTGTGGGACTACCTTCGTCTGCGGTGGCTCTGGTGCCAGGGACTGGTGTCAGACTGTCTATTGAGAACGCCTTCATCAGCATGAAGGGAAACTGGAGGGTCAAGTTCCGCAGAATATT GAGGGACAGCGGTCGCTTTGATTTGAGCGTGAGTGGACTGACGGTCAGTACAAGTATCGCCGTCACAAGTGATGAGACAGGGCGACCTCGAGTCAGTAGCGCTGGTTGTACGGCTAATGTTGGCAGTGTCAATGTTAAATTCCACGGTGGAGCCAG CTGGCTGTACAATCTTTTCAGAAAATTCATCAGCAAGGCTTTGAGTAAGACGCTGGAAAAACAG atCTGCCCCCGTGTTGCTGATGCACTGTCTGACGTGAACCCTCAGTTGAAAACTCTCAACG TCTTAGCCAAGGTGGACAAGTATGCAGAGATCGAGTATTCTATGGTCTCTGCACCCACAGTCTTGAACTCTTATTTGGGTTTGaacttgaag GGGGAATTCTACAACAGAGAAAAACATCAGGAACCTCCATTCTCCGCTCCCGCCTTTTCTCTGCCAACGCAGAAGAACCACATGTTGTACATCGCGGTTTCTGCCTTCACCGCCAACTCGGCAGCTTTTGTCTACAACACGGCCGGAGTCCTGAGCTTGTACATTACGGATGACATG gTCCCTAAAAGCTCCCCAATCAGGCTCAACACCAGAACATTTGGAGTTTTCATCCCCCAG ATTGCCAAAGAGTTCCCGGGTCTAATGATGAAACTGCTGGTGAAGACGGTGAAAAATCCTGTCATCACTATGGAAGCGAACAAAACGACTGTACAGGCCACCAGCACAGTGACGGCCTTCGCTATCCAACCCAACAGCACACTCTCTCCGCTATTTGTCCTCAACTTG GAGGCCAGTGTCAGCGCCCGAGTGTTTGTCAATGGCATGGGGCTAGCTGGAGCTCTCACCTTGAACAA AATGAATCTGACCCTGGCGACAAGTTATGTGGGAGACTTTCAG GTCAGATCTCTTGACAACATCCTGCAAATCGTCCTGAAATTTGTTGTATTACCCATATTGAATG